The following are encoded together in the Pedobacter steynii genome:
- a CDS encoding efflux RND transporter permease subunit: MFEQFIKRPVLSLVISLFITLLGLLALFTLPVTQFPDIVPPSVVVTANYTGANAEVSTNAVAIPLERAINGVAGMTYMNSVSTNNGTTLIQVFFKVGTDPDIAAVNVQNRVTTVLDELPEEVIKAGVTTEKEVNSMLMYLNIYSEDKSADERFIYNFTDINILKELKRIEGVGFAQIMGLRDYAMRVWLKPDRLAAYKISSDDVIAALRKQNVEAAPGQTGIGSDKSVNMQQYVLRYPGKFSESEEYKNIPIRANADGSIIRIRDIADVEFGSLDYEMVSKTDGRPSASIMMKQLPGSNAQDVIKNVKEKMASLQENSFPPGMKYTMGYDVSRFLDASISSVLITLLEAFVLVFIVVFIFLQDFRSTLIPALAVPVCLIGALFFMQMLGFSINLLTLFALVLAIGIVVDNAIVVVEAVYAKMEEEHLQPMEATIAAMKEVGKPVVAITLVMSAVFIPVAFLSGPVGIFYRQFSLTLASAIIISGINALTLTPALCAIILRSPHDKPAGKGWMTRFFSTFNKGYNRMAGGYKNLLGKIAGRRVLTFGLLITFFVTTWGMSSILPSGFIPTEDQGMIYVNVTTPPGATVDRTESVLNEIDAISRKMKAVETVSTLAGYSLVNEVSGASYGMGMINLVSWKDRKESVSIMIEELKKATAHIMDAEIEFFPPPTVPGFGNSSGFELRLLDKTGNDDLNKTSAVMKKFIADLKAKPEIGNVFSTFDVSFPQYLIKVDHDLAAKKGISVENAMNTLQTLMGSFYATNFIRYGQMYKVMVQAGPNYREKPEDVLNLFIKNDREEMLPFSSFISMERVYGPEQITRYNMFSSAMLNGEAKAGFSSGQAIKAVEEVAGKLPAGYEIEWSGMTREQILSGNQALYIFALCLLFVYLILAAQYESFLLPLPVLLSLPAGIFGAFLFLWMFGLENNIYAQVALVMLIGLLGKNAILIVEYAIIKQQEGMGFLQAAIEGSVARLRPILMTSFAFAAGLIPLMIATGAGALGNRSIGTAAVGGMIIGTIVGVIVIPGLYVLFSSLMKKKVTIATKAATVIAGIMLISSCNLKKELPEHQHRTAPSSYGQGTDTVTIANTQWKDFFKDEHLIALIDTALANNTDMKQALHHIEMAKANLRMRKGAMLPNLDLAVEAGLRRYGFYTIDGIGNYDTNFSGNLKDNERLPNPVPDYFVGIRTSWELDLWGKLKNKKQAALNKFLASYEGQKLVQTELVSNVATAYFELLALDDELKILNRNIDLQQKGLQLIEVQKEAGMATELGVQQFKAVLANSKAKEQEVLQQQSLMQHHLNFLTGNFDTPIQLTENGLESFISTKTLDEGTPLQMIALRPDIRQAGLELIASQKEGKAASAAFLPAIVLAPQIGLQSFDLTKLFQPQTALAYGLVGGLTAPIFNQHRIRAEYESYVAAYGIAFQNYEKIVLKAYQEVQDALKSQAFINQKRVHISDEVKALNAAVKAANILFLTGRVTYLDIITSQRDVLDAEMNEVQARKHQVLNQLSLYKALGGGWK; the protein is encoded by the coding sequence ATGTTTGAACAATTTATAAAACGACCGGTATTATCACTGGTGATCTCCCTTTTTATTACCCTTTTGGGGCTACTGGCTTTGTTTACCCTGCCGGTAACCCAATTCCCCGACATAGTGCCCCCCTCTGTGGTGGTTACCGCAAACTATACCGGAGCCAATGCCGAAGTCAGCACGAATGCCGTTGCTATTCCTTTGGAAAGGGCCATCAACGGGGTCGCGGGAATGACCTATATGAACTCGGTATCCACCAATAATGGAACCACCTTAATCCAGGTGTTTTTTAAGGTAGGTACAGACCCGGACATTGCAGCTGTAAACGTGCAGAACAGAGTAACGACCGTGCTCGATGAATTACCTGAAGAGGTAATTAAAGCGGGTGTAACTACTGAAAAAGAAGTGAACAGTATGCTCATGTACCTCAATATCTATAGTGAGGATAAGTCTGCTGATGAACGCTTTATCTACAACTTCACCGACATTAACATCCTGAAAGAGCTCAAACGTATTGAAGGTGTAGGTTTTGCCCAGATTATGGGCTTAAGGGATTATGCCATGCGGGTCTGGTTAAAACCTGATCGTCTGGCAGCTTACAAAATTTCAAGTGACGATGTGATTGCCGCTTTGAGAAAGCAGAATGTGGAGGCCGCTCCCGGTCAAACGGGCATTGGATCTGATAAATCAGTGAACATGCAGCAATATGTATTGCGCTATCCTGGTAAATTTTCTGAATCAGAAGAGTATAAAAACATTCCCATCAGAGCAAATGCAGATGGTTCTATTATCCGGATTAGAGACATTGCGGACGTAGAGTTTGGTTCACTCGACTACGAAATGGTTTCTAAAACTGATGGTAGGCCATCTGCTTCTATTATGATGAAGCAATTGCCTGGCTCGAATGCACAGGATGTCATTAAGAACGTGAAAGAAAAGATGGCTTCCCTGCAGGAGAATTCCTTTCCACCGGGCATGAAATACACCATGGGTTATGACGTGTCCCGTTTCCTTGATGCTTCTATATCCAGTGTACTCATCACCTTATTAGAAGCTTTTGTGCTGGTATTTATTGTGGTATTTATTTTCCTGCAGGATTTCCGCTCCACCCTGATTCCCGCTCTCGCGGTTCCGGTATGTCTGATCGGTGCTTTATTTTTTATGCAAATGCTGGGCTTCTCCATTAACCTGTTAACCCTTTTCGCTCTGGTACTCGCCATAGGTATTGTGGTTGATAATGCCATTGTGGTAGTAGAAGCGGTCTATGCTAAAATGGAAGAGGAACACCTGCAACCCATGGAAGCAACAATTGCGGCCATGAAAGAAGTGGGTAAACCGGTTGTGGCGATCACCCTGGTGATGTCGGCCGTATTTATTCCGGTGGCCTTTCTTTCCGGTCCGGTAGGTATTTTTTACAGACAGTTTTCCCTGACACTTGCATCGGCCATTATCATTTCCGGAATAAATGCACTGACGCTCACCCCTGCCTTGTGCGCCATCATTCTACGCTCTCCACACGATAAGCCTGCTGGAAAAGGCTGGATGACCAGATTTTTCTCCACCTTCAACAAAGGGTATAATAGAATGGCCGGAGGTTATAAAAACCTGCTTGGAAAAATCGCCGGACGAAGGGTCCTTACTTTTGGCTTACTGATCACCTTTTTTGTCACGACCTGGGGAATGAGCAGCATCCTGCCTTCAGGTTTTATCCCGACGGAAGATCAGGGAATGATCTATGTAAACGTGACCACCCCTCCTGGTGCAACGGTAGACCGGACAGAAAGCGTACTTAATGAAATTGATGCGATCAGTCGTAAGATGAAGGCCGTAGAAACCGTTTCTACCCTCGCAGGATATAGCCTTGTCAACGAGGTTTCAGGAGCTTCCTATGGTATGGGCATGATTAACCTGGTATCCTGGAAAGATAGGAAAGAATCAGTCAGCATAATGATTGAAGAACTGAAAAAAGCTACTGCACATATCATGGATGCTGAAATTGAGTTCTTCCCCCCACCTACTGTTCCTGGTTTCGGTAACTCTTCCGGATTTGAATTACGCCTCCTGGACAAAACAGGTAATGACGACCTGAATAAAACATCAGCGGTGATGAAAAAATTCATTGCAGATTTAAAAGCAAAGCCTGAAATAGGAAATGTGTTCAGCACCTTCGATGTGAGTTTCCCCCAATACCTCATCAAAGTGGACCATGACCTGGCGGCAAAAAAAGGGATCAGCGTAGAAAATGCAATGAACACCCTGCAGACTTTAATGGGTAGTTTTTATGCCACCAACTTTATCCGTTATGGACAGATGTATAAAGTGATGGTACAGGCTGGCCCCAACTACAGGGAAAAACCGGAAGATGTGCTGAACCTTTTCATCAAGAACGACCGGGAAGAGATGCTGCCATTTTCTTCTTTTATCAGCATGGAGCGCGTCTATGGTCCAGAGCAGATTACCCGCTATAACATGTTTTCATCGGCCATGCTGAATGGTGAGGCTAAAGCTGGATTCAGTAGCGGCCAGGCAATTAAGGCGGTCGAAGAGGTAGCCGGAAAACTACCTGCAGGTTATGAAATTGAATGGTCTGGTATGACCCGTGAACAGATCCTCTCCGGAAACCAGGCCTTGTATATTTTCGCATTGTGTTTGCTCTTTGTATACCTGATTCTGGCTGCACAGTATGAAAGCTTTTTGCTTCCGCTACCTGTATTGCTTTCTTTACCTGCAGGTATTTTTGGGGCCTTCCTCTTTTTATGGATGTTTGGCCTGGAAAATAACATTTATGCACAGGTAGCCCTGGTGATGCTCATCGGTTTGCTTGGAAAAAATGCCATTCTTATCGTTGAATATGCCATCATCAAACAACAGGAAGGCATGGGCTTTTTACAGGCGGCAATAGAAGGCTCAGTAGCCCGTTTGCGCCCGATTTTAATGACTTCCTTTGCTTTTGCAGCAGGTCTTATTCCTTTAATGATTGCCACCGGAGCCGGTGCATTAGGGAACCGGTCGATTGGAACAGCCGCGGTAGGTGGAATGATCATCGGAACAATAGTTGGTGTAATTGTGATCCCAGGGCTTTATGTGCTCTTCTCTTCCTTAATGAAAAAGAAGGTGACTATTGCAACCAAAGCAGCAACAGTGATCGCTGGTATTATGCTGATCAGCAGTTGTAATCTGAAGAAAGAACTTCCTGAACATCAACACCGGACCGCGCCTTCTTCATACGGACAAGGCACTGATACTGTAACCATTGCCAACACCCAATGGAAGGATTTCTTTAAGGATGAACATCTGATTGCTTTGATTGACACCGCGCTGGCCAACAATACAGATATGAAGCAGGCTTTGCATCATATTGAAATGGCCAAAGCTAATTTACGCATGCGTAAAGGCGCAATGTTGCCTAATTTAGACCTAGCTGTGGAGGCCGGTTTGCGTAGATACGGCTTTTATACGATTGATGGGATTGGTAATTATGACACTAATTTTTCCGGAAACCTGAAGGACAATGAGCGACTGCCGAATCCGGTGCCCGATTATTTTGTAGGCATCAGAACTTCCTGGGAGCTGGATTTATGGGGCAAGCTTAAAAACAAGAAACAAGCGGCACTGAATAAATTCCTGGCTTCTTATGAAGGGCAAAAGCTGGTTCAGACAGAATTGGTCAGCAATGTTGCCACAGCCTATTTTGAGCTGCTGGCACTGGACGATGAGCTTAAAATCCTAAACAGAAATATCGACCTGCAGCAGAAAGGGCTTCAACTGATCGAGGTTCAAAAAGAAGCGGGTATGGCAACAGAGTTAGGCGTTCAGCAGTTTAAAGCGGTGCTCGCCAACTCAAAAGCAAAAGAACAGGAAGTGCTGCAACAGCAGAGCCTGATGCAACACCATTTAAACTTCTTAACCGGAAACTTTGACACTCCTATCCAGCTGACAGAAAATGGACTTGAGTCATTCATTTCTACGAAAACTTTAGATGAGGGTACGCCTTTACAAATGATCGCACTGAGGCCGGATATCAGACAGGCAGGACTGGAACTGATTGCTTCTCAAAAAGAGGGTAAGGCAGCCAGTGCTGCATTTTTACCCGCCATTGTACTCGCACCGCAAATCGGATTGCAATCCTTCGACCTGACTAAACTCTTCCAGCCGCAAACCGCTCTGGCTTACGGTTTAGTTGGAGGTTTAACCGCGCCGATTTTTAATCAGCACCGCATAAGGGCCGAGTATGAAAGCTATGTTGCTGCCTATGGCATTGCCTTTCAAAACTATGAGAAGATCGTCCTGAAGGCCTATCAGGAAGTTCAGGATGCGTTAAAATCACAGGCATTCATCAACCAGAAAAGAGTTCACATTTCGGATGAGGTGAAGGCTTTAAATGCAGCGGTCAAAGCAGCAAATATTCTTTTCTTAACGGGGAGGGTAACTTACCTGGACATCATCACCAGTCAGAGAGATGTTTTGGATGCGGAGATGAACGAAGTTCAGGCCAGGAAACATCAGGTGCTCAACCAGCTTTCCTTATATAAGGCGCTGGGAGGCGGATGGAAATAA
- a CDS encoding efflux RND transporter periplasmic adaptor subunit — protein MKVNFLAYSPLFVALAFASCTSSESKEHSTADKFKSVPVAAIHVLDTTIYKEYIADIQAVKNVEVRSRLSGFLEKIYVEEGAAVKEGQILFKINDEEYKADLSKAEAVLNNAIADAKTVELEQQRTKLLVKNNIVSKTELDLAAAKVKAAESRIAEARSVLRYAKSRLSNTLIKSPFSGRIDRLPLKAGSLLEEGSLLTSVSDLSAVNVYFSITEKEYLNLASDAGYAKNSFKKQVKLTLADGAVYPFAGQARFAESEFASQTGSLSLKANFPNPEGLLKHGASGKISVPVETGEILAVHQKSVFEIQDRTYVYVLGADNKIKMTPFQAGQRVGHYYMVSSGLTKSDRIVFEGTQSLRDGIQINPIETNIKGTNPIAKN, from the coding sequence ATGAAGGTTAATTTTTTAGCTTATTCCCCTCTTTTTGTTGCACTTGCATTTGCCAGCTGTACCTCTTCTGAAAGTAAAGAACATTCTACCGCCGACAAGTTCAAATCCGTACCTGTTGCTGCGATCCATGTATTAGACACCACCATTTACAAAGAATATATTGCCGATATACAGGCTGTAAAAAACGTAGAAGTCCGGTCCCGCTTATCCGGATTCCTGGAAAAGATTTATGTAGAGGAAGGCGCAGCGGTGAAAGAAGGACAAATTCTGTTTAAAATAAATGACGAAGAGTATAAAGCTGACCTTAGTAAAGCAGAAGCGGTATTGAACAATGCCATAGCAGATGCAAAGACGGTTGAGCTGGAACAACAAAGGACGAAACTGCTGGTAAAAAACAATATCGTTTCCAAAACAGAGCTTGATCTGGCAGCAGCCAAAGTTAAAGCGGCAGAATCGCGCATTGCCGAAGCCAGGTCGGTATTGCGCTATGCAAAATCCAGGTTATCCAATACCCTGATCAAATCCCCTTTCAGTGGCCGGATTGACCGCTTGCCATTAAAAGCCGGCAGCTTATTGGAAGAAGGTTCCCTGCTGACTTCCGTATCTGACCTGAGCGCTGTAAATGTCTATTTTTCCATTACCGAGAAAGAGTATCTGAACCTCGCCAGTGATGCCGGATATGCGAAAAACAGCTTTAAGAAACAGGTTAAACTGACCCTTGCAGATGGGGCTGTTTATCCCTTTGCAGGCCAGGCACGATTTGCAGAAAGTGAATTCGCCAGTCAGACTGGCTCATTGTCATTAAAAGCGAACTTCCCCAATCCTGAAGGTTTATTAAAACATGGTGCTTCGGGTAAAATCAGTGTTCCTGTAGAAACCGGAGAAATCCTGGCCGTGCACCAGAAATCCGTTTTTGAGATCCAGGACAGAACTTATGTTTATGTTTTAGGGGCAGACAACAAGATTAAGATGACGCCGTTTCAGGCCGGACAAAGAGTAGGTCATTACTACATGGTCAGTTCCGGTTTGACAAAATCAGACAGGATTGTTTTTGAAGGCACTCAAAGTCTGCGTGATGGGATTCAAATTAACCCCATCGAAACTAACATAAAAGGCACCAATCCAATAGCAAAAAACTAA
- a CDS encoding LytR/AlgR family response regulator transcription factor, with protein MSDKISCIITDDEPYARKGLQGYIEKIDFLDLKGTCEDALQLNALLEKQPVALLFLDIQMPHISGIDFLRRVRNPPKVIFTTAFEQYAIQGFELDVMDYLLKPISYERFLKAATKAKEYFAMKAQPEQLNTYVFLKVNGKFEKIVFADILFIEGMENYVAIHFRDKKIITLSTIKSLLEKLPDRQFIQTHKSFIVRMDKIDTIDGNLLHIQNHRIPLSKYLRKTVLEVIMNSADQ; from the coding sequence ATGAGCGATAAAATCAGTTGCATCATCACCGACGACGAACCTTATGCACGTAAAGGTTTACAGGGATATATAGAAAAAATCGATTTCCTCGACCTCAAAGGAACTTGCGAGGATGCCTTGCAATTGAATGCGCTCTTAGAAAAGCAGCCTGTTGCCCTGCTTTTCCTGGATATACAGATGCCGCATATCAGTGGCATAGACTTTTTAAGAAGGGTCCGCAACCCACCTAAAGTGATTTTCACAACAGCATTTGAGCAGTATGCAATTCAGGGCTTTGAACTGGACGTGATGGATTACCTGTTAAAACCCATTTCTTATGAGCGGTTTTTAAAAGCCGCGACCAAGGCGAAAGAATATTTTGCTATGAAAGCCCAGCCGGAGCAGTTGAATACTTATGTGTTTTTAAAGGTGAATGGTAAATTTGAGAAAATAGTCTTTGCAGATATCCTGTTTATTGAAGGAATGGAAAACTATGTAGCCATTCATTTCAGGGATAAAAAAATCATTACGCTCAGCACCATTAAATCATTGCTTGAGAAATTACCTGACAGACAGTTTATACAAACTCATAAATCTTTTATTGTACGGATGGATAAGATTGATACGATAGATGGCAACCTGCTTCACATTCAAAACCACCGGATACCGCTGAGCAAATACTTACGAAAAACAGTGCTGGAAGTGATTATGAACTCAGCTGACCAATAA
- a CDS encoding sensor histidine kinase — protein MKFFKKYIFPALYGLLVYFTIRLLHDLASDSRFWERNWVLNTFEIICSILIGYLSIIIFERLFRYFDHNLQSGRLNYQGVGKELSLFVLANLVLVNLIFLPMAAFTDDGLSWADVADLIMIPTLYAIIYYGIVRSSNWLKAYVDNKVLLEKITNEHLETELKFLKAQYHPHFLFNALNTIYFQMDEDLAGAKRSIEKFSELLRYQLYDQQQQVPVVMEIDYLNSFIELQKIRSSDKLQLKVVFDPQLNQQLVYPLLFLPLVENAFKFVGGNYQMSIEAAIDQEQIRFCVENSIPLVSFNETKTGGIGLENLKRRLNLLYPDQHSLTLQEETDRFKATLTIKYER, from the coding sequence ATGAAGTTTTTCAAAAAATATATTTTCCCCGCGCTTTACGGCTTACTCGTTTACTTTACGATCAGGCTGCTGCATGACCTGGCTTCGGATTCCAGGTTTTGGGAAAGAAACTGGGTCCTAAACACTTTTGAAATCATTTGCAGTATCCTGATTGGGTATTTAAGCATCATTATTTTCGAACGGCTCTTCCGGTATTTCGACCATAACCTGCAGTCCGGGCGGTTAAACTATCAGGGCGTAGGCAAAGAGCTGAGCTTGTTTGTTCTGGCCAATCTGGTCCTGGTAAACCTCATATTTCTTCCTATGGCCGCATTTACGGATGATGGGCTTTCCTGGGCTGATGTGGCCGACCTCATCATGATTCCTACGCTATATGCCATCATTTACTATGGCATTGTACGCAGCAGCAATTGGCTAAAAGCATATGTAGACAATAAAGTGCTGCTGGAAAAGATCACGAACGAACATTTAGAGACCGAACTTAAGTTTTTAAAAGCTCAGTATCATCCTCATTTTCTTTTTAATGCCTTAAACACCATATATTTTCAGATGGATGAGGACTTAGCCGGCGCAAAGAGAAGTATTGAAAAGTTTTCGGAACTATTGCGCTATCAGCTTTATGATCAGCAACAGCAGGTGCCTGTGGTCATGGAAATAGACTACCTGAACAGTTTTATTGAGCTGCAAAAGATTCGAAGTTCAGATAAATTACAATTGAAGGTCGTTTTTGATCCGCAATTGAACCAGCAACTGGTGTATCCACTATTGTTCTTGCCACTGGTGGAGAACGCCTTTAAATTTGTAGGCGGAAATTATCAGATGAGTATTGAGGCGGCCATAGATCAGGAACAAATCCGGTTTTGTGTAGAAAATTCAATTCCTTTAGTCAGCTTTAATGAAACTAAAACCGGAGGCATCGGACTGGAAAACCTGAAACGACGTCTCAACCTGCTTTATCCTGATCAGCATAGCTTAACATTACAAGAGGAAACTGACCGGTTTAAGGCAACATTAACTATAAAATATGAGCGATAA
- a CDS encoding acyltransferase family protein, whose protein sequence is METTTRQTYLDWLRILSILGVLFFHSAMPYVAEDGWHIKNAETSNLLMESNLFLHLFRMPLLFFISGTVSYYMMQRRSTLSFIGLRCRRLLIPLVFCMLVIVPPQIYMERLTNGYQGSFWQWYPAVFDFTPYPKGNFSWHHLWFIAYLFIYDLLFAPLFAWMISSKSDRFKASIAHLAKGRRVYLLMLPGVIWYALLSRKYPETNDLIADPCYFVYWLLFLMAGFICILQPKLMDSLERNRRFALTIGFLAMIFLDYLRWNKIEPGHELWYFQQEFFTYLFDAIKPIIAWSWVFALIGYGKHYLNRKHKILGYLNESAYPFYILHQTVIVILVYYFVQLSNESILSKYIYTLGTTFFISVLTCHLLIRPFNFSRFLFGMKPIKKEQKNQTEVTG, encoded by the coding sequence ATGGAAACCACAACGCGTCAGACCTACCTTGATTGGCTTAGAATACTATCCATATTGGGGGTATTATTTTTTCATTCAGCAATGCCCTACGTGGCTGAAGATGGCTGGCACATCAAAAATGCAGAAACGAGCAACCTGCTCATGGAATCCAACCTGTTCCTTCATCTTTTCCGGATGCCTTTGCTTTTCTTCATTTCTGGCACGGTAAGTTATTATATGATGCAGCGCCGCAGTACCTTAAGTTTTATTGGTTTACGCTGCCGCAGATTATTGATTCCCCTGGTCTTCTGCATGCTGGTTATCGTTCCGCCTCAGATTTATATGGAACGGCTGACAAATGGTTATCAGGGTAGTTTCTGGCAATGGTATCCGGCTGTATTTGATTTTACACCCTACCCGAAAGGCAACTTTAGCTGGCATCACTTATGGTTTATCGCCTATCTGTTTATTTACGACCTCCTGTTTGCGCCGCTGTTTGCCTGGATGATCTCTTCCAAAAGTGATCGGTTTAAAGCCAGCATCGCCCATTTGGCCAAGGGCAGACGGGTTTACCTGCTGATGCTTCCCGGAGTGATCTGGTATGCCCTGCTGAGCCGGAAATATCCTGAAACCAACGACCTGATTGCTGATCCCTGCTATTTCGTTTACTGGCTGTTGTTCCTGATGGCCGGATTCATCTGTATCCTGCAACCTAAATTAATGGACAGCCTGGAACGAAACCGCCGCTTTGCATTGACCATCGGTTTTCTCGCGATGATATTCCTGGATTATCTGCGGTGGAACAAAATAGAACCGGGCCATGAGCTGTGGTATTTTCAACAGGAATTTTTCACTTATCTCTTTGATGCCATCAAACCAATCATTGCCTGGAGCTGGGTATTTGCGCTGATCGGATATGGTAAACATTACCTGAACCGCAAACACAAGATACTCGGTTATTTAAACGAATCGGCCTATCCTTTCTACATCCTGCACCAGACGGTGATCGTGATATTGGTTTATTATTTTGTACAGCTATCTAATGAAAGTATTTTATCTAAATATATTTATACATTAGGAACTACATTTTTTATATCGGTACTGACCTGCCATTTGCTGATCCGCCCATTTAATTTCAGCAGGTTTTTATTCGGCATGAAACCGATAAAAAAAGAGCAGAAAAACCAAACGGAAGTCACAGGATAA
- a CDS encoding GNAT family N-acetyltransferase, with translation MKINIDENTRLELTAQQHAEGLFNAVDKNRAHLSEFLPWVGHMQSVANFSDYIRYCETLYEQGQEVSFVIISDEIPVGRIGLHHINAQNKCAAIGYWLAKSAEGKGIITKSCKALISYGFKEVGLQRIEIKAATGNLKSQAIPKKLNFTREGVLRQAELVNGQFLDLVLYAMLNEEWEQALLSFEG, from the coding sequence ATGAAGATAAATATAGACGAAAATACGAGGTTAGAACTCACGGCTCAGCAACATGCAGAAGGGCTTTTTAATGCAGTAGATAAAAACAGGGCACACCTCTCTGAATTTCTGCCCTGGGTGGGGCACATGCAGTCGGTAGCTAATTTTAGTGACTATATCCGGTACTGTGAAACGCTGTATGAACAAGGCCAGGAAGTAAGTTTTGTGATCATATCGGATGAAATTCCTGTTGGCAGAATTGGGTTACATCACATCAATGCACAGAATAAATGCGCGGCAATAGGGTATTGGCTGGCTAAAAGTGCAGAGGGGAAAGGAATCATTACTAAATCCTGCAAAGCCCTGATCAGCTATGGTTTTAAGGAGGTGGGCCTGCAGCGGATTGAAATTAAAGCGGCCACCGGTAATTTAAAAAGCCAGGCCATTCCAAAGAAACTGAATTTTACCCGGGAAGGGGTATTGAGACAGGCAGAGCTGGTCAACGGTCAGTTTCTGGATCTGGTATTGTATGCTATGTTAAATGAAGAATGGGAGCAGGCTCTGCTATCATTTGAAGGGTAG
- a CDS encoding winged helix-turn-helix transcriptional regulator, translated as MYQRKIPIDYNCGLTVAMEVMGSKWKFCLLDEISKGIQRPRDLMNAITGITRRVLQKQLSELEFHGLLGKTVYAEVPLRVEYYLTETGKSLLPLAAALDKWGLDFAPTLQMIAEPAPILHLT; from the coding sequence ATGTATCAACGAAAAATTCCGATAGATTATAATTGTGGCCTTACCGTTGCCATGGAGGTAATGGGCTCTAAATGGAAATTCTGTTTACTGGATGAAATTTCAAAAGGAATTCAACGTCCCAGAGATCTGATGAATGCCATAACCGGCATCACCAGAAGGGTATTGCAGAAGCAGTTAAGTGAGCTGGAATTTCATGGCCTTTTAGGAAAGACAGTTTATGCTGAAGTTCCTTTGCGGGTGGAATACTACCTCACTGAAACGGGAAAATCACTGTTGCCACTGGCCGCTGCACTCGATAAATGGGGCCTGGATTTTGCACCTACCCTTCAAATGATAGCAGAGCCTGCTCCCATTCTTCATTTAACATAG
- a CDS encoding NAD(P)H-dependent oxidoreductase: MMKTLVMIIHPDLENSVINKRWKEELEKHPDKYTIHDLYRLYPDERIEVRKEQELIEAHDRIIFQFPFYWFNCPPLLKKWLDEVLIHGWAYGVGSEYKLAGKKIALGITAGINDDDYRSSGKYKYTLQELTAPFEITFDYVRADYKPLFAFYGVEHEPTAERINSSASDYLSFIEAL, encoded by the coding sequence ATGATGAAGACTCTTGTAATGATCATTCATCCGGATCTTGAAAATTCGGTGATCAACAAACGATGGAAAGAAGAATTAGAAAAACATCCCGATAAGTATACTATACATGATCTGTACCGTTTATATCCCGATGAAAGGATTGAGGTAAGGAAAGAACAGGAGCTGATAGAAGCCCACGACCGGATCATTTTTCAGTTTCCCTTCTATTGGTTTAATTGTCCGCCGCTCTTAAAAAAATGGCTGGATGAAGTATTGATCCATGGTTGGGCGTATGGAGTAGGAAGCGAATATAAGCTGGCCGGCAAGAAAATTGCGTTGGGCATTACCGCTGGTATTAACGACGACGATTACCGCAGTTCAGGAAAGTATAAATATACCCTGCAGGAACTCACGGCCCCCTTTGAAATTACTTTTGATTATGTGAGGGCCGATTATAAACCGCTTTTTGCCTTTTATGGGGTAGAGCATGAGCCTACTGCAGAAAGAATAAACAGCAGTGCATCGGATTACCTTTCCTTTATCGAAGCTTTATAA